AAGGCCAGCGGTCCGCTTGCCTGCTTTTCTCGGCCGGAAATGAAGGTTGAGCGAGTCTCATACGACATTATCACGCCGTCGGCCGCTCGCGGTATTGTGGATTCCATTCTGTGGAAACCGCAAATGCGTTGGCGTATCGAGTCCATTACGGTGTTGTCGCCTATCCGGTTTCAAGCGCTCAAACGCAATGAAGTGCAAAGTACGATTCCGGTAACAGGAGCATCCGGCGTTCTGGGGTGGATGAAGAAGCCAGAGAAATACACCCCGCAAGTAGCCGGAGCCGGTCAAGGAACGGATGGAACACCTCGTAACACTCTTGCTCTACGGGATGTTGCCTACATTATCGAAGCGCGACCAATCGTATTCGAGGAGAACGACGGCAATAACACGCCACGAAAGTATGTAGAGATGTTTACCCGGCGTTTACACAAAGGACAGTGGTACCGCACGCCGTGTTTTGGCTGCCGAGAATTCGTTGCTCGTGTGGAACCTCCAACAGGTGACGAAATCCCTCTCTCTGAAACGCGTGATCTCGGCTATATGCTCTATGACATCCTGTTCGATAAGAAAGGGAAGGACAATCGCCCGCTGTTTTTTCGCGCGCATATGCACAATGGCGTTGTGGATACACGACCTGAAACGGCCATTACCGACAACGCCATACGAAAGGAGCTGTTGTCATGCTCGTACAAGCCCTAGCCGAGTATGCCCACACGTATCTCACAGAAATGACGGAACACCCGCAGTTTGAGGAGAAGCCAGTCCGTTTTTGGGTGGATATCCGCGAAGACGGATCATTTCTCTCGATAAGCGAACATACGCACGAACGGCCGGCGGGGAAAAACAAAGACGGAACGGATAAAATGGCATCGTTTCCGGATAGTCTGCTTGTGCCGAAATCCCCCGTCAACCGCAACTCCGGTGTGTTCCCTTTGCTCGGATGTGATTCGGCTGAATATGTGTTCCCGGCAGAGTATCTCACGGATGGAAAAATGAAACCGCGAGATCAACAAAAAAATGCTGACTTTGTCGCATTGCTCCGTCATGCGGCGATAGCAACGAATGACCCGATGCTCGCGGCATGTGTGGCTTTTTATAAAAATGAAGAAGCCGTGAAGCAGGCTGCACAGGAGTATCGAGAACAGAAACCTGGAACCGAAGCCGTCTGTCTTGCCGTTCGGTTTTCTTCATCGGAAAGCGATAGCGCCGATAAACCCGTGATTGAACAATCTGCGGTGAAAACATGGTGGGCACCGTATTATGACGAAGCCTTTACCAAACGCCATGAAGAAGGCGGTACTGGCATGTGCCTTGTCACCGGTGACGTCACATCGCTTGCCACCACTCACGAAAAAATCAAAGGCACATCAAGCCTCGGCGGACAGTCGGCCGGCGTCAGTCTTATGGCCTTCGATAAAGCGGCGTTTCAGTCGTACGGTTGGAAACAAAACGCGAACAGTCCTGTCGGCATCCAAACGGCCAGCGCGTATGTAACCGGTATCAATGACTTGCTCCGACCGGGAAAGCATTGTCGGGGCCGCAGCGAAGGAAGAATGCTCCCGACGCGTTCGGACTATGAAGGCATGGCCTTCCTCTATTGGACCAAAGCCCCCGAAGACATGTCCATGTTTGGCATGGTGGATTCACCAGACCCCGAAACAATACGAAATCTGCTTAACGCGCCATATACCCGACAAATGGAAGACGCACTGAATGACATCGATCCGGACAATGACTTTTATTTGCTGGTGGTGTCTGCGACCGGTGCCAGGCTTGTTGTGCGGGATTGGTTTCATGAACGCCTTGGAAGTGTCCGCGATAATGTACGCAACTGGTTGAGCGGCTTGAGTGTCCCCAATGTCTTTGATGCTGGGGAGCCGTCTAAACCTGTCGGTCTGTATACCCTGCTCAAATCATTGTTGCCTCCACGCGCAGACCCCAAAGATTCAGGAAATAGTGGTCGCGCCATGATGCTTTTGCGGCGAGCGCTTTACGGCACGCCATTGGGCTACGAAATACTCGATGCCGCTCTGCGACGCATTCGCATCGGTCAACAAAAAGATCCGAGTGAAAAAGCGAATTCGAAAGAACGCAAACCATCGAGTGATCGACTCATTCCCTATCGAATCGGCCTGGTTCGTATGGCGGTCTATGATATTGAGCGCCATGAATCCGGAAACACCCTCAACATGGAGATGGAGGCATTCGTGAACGAATATCTCGCCGAACGCCCTGCATTCGTTTGCGGTCGACTCATGGCCCAGTACGAAAATCTGCAATACCAAGCAGGAAGAAAGGTAGAGGCTACAAAAAACGACTCAAGCGAAAAAAACGAAGGCCCAGGACTCAACGTCTCTGTGGTGGATCGTTATTTTTCCCAAGCATCCCTTTGGCCGGCTTTGGCGTTTCCTTACCTGGAACGATTAAGCAAAGCTCACATCCGACGATTACGAAGCAATAAGCGAGAAGGCACCGCAATTGCGATCTCCAAGCGCATTTCAGAACTCATGGAGCAGGTCGGCAAGTCGTTTCCCGGCAATCTCAGTCTAAAACAGCAAGGCGAATTTATAATAGGGTATCATACTGAAAAAGCAGAAAGTATCCGCCAAAGCAAAGCCAAAAACGAAGAAAAAGATCAACAAAACAACATTGAAGCATCTTGAGGAGACGACAATGAGCAACATCATTAATAAAAGATATGATTTTCTTTACTTGTTTGATGTCACGGACGGCAATCCTAATGGAGACCCAGATTTTGCGAACACTCCACGATTTGACCCTGAAACATATCAGGGGCTTGTATCCGATGTTTGCCTGAAGCGAAAAATCCGTGACTATGTTTATGCCTTAAAAAGTCAGTCTGGAGCCATCGAACCCGGCTACGATATTTATGTGTTGCAAGGCAATTCCTTGGAAAGCCGCCAGCGCATGCCCTACGATAATTTGAAGGAACTTGACAAAGAAGCCAAAGGCAAAAACACCAAGGCCGAATCGATGAGAATGGCTCGTGCGTGGATGTGCAAAAACTTTTTCGATGTGCGTACATTCGGCGCAGTCATGAGTACCACTGACTTTTGGTGCGGACAGGTACGCGGTCCGGTACAAATCACATTTGCCCGTTCCTATGATCGCATTTTCAGCACCGATCATGCGATTACACGCGTTGCCTATACCAAGGAATCCAAAAAAGAAGGAACTTCGGCGCAAACGGAAATTGGACACAAACACACTGTGGCCTATGGTCTCTATGCGGCATATGGGTTCATCAACCCTAATTTGGCCGGCGGCGATGATGGAACGCAATTTTCTGAAGACGACTTACAGGTATTGTGGACGGCTCTGACCAATATGTTCGACCTTGATCATTCGGCCGCACGTGGTCGCATGGCGGCGCGAGGCTGCTATGTGTTCGAACATGAAAGCGCTCTAGGGAATGCCCCTTCGCACAAATTGTTTGACATGGTGAAGGTGCAGCGGGTTGAAGGGGTTGAGACACCTCGCGCTTTTACCGACTACACCGTAACATCTATCGACGAACTCAATGATCGTATGCCGGATGGCGTGTCGGTTTTAGATAAAACAGCACAGGAATAATCGCATGCCGGCGCAACCGACACCAACGCGTCTTTATGACGAGTCCGATCTTCTCCCGCTTTCCGGCCTGG
The window above is part of the Desulfovibrio inopinatus DSM 10711 genome. Proteins encoded here:
- the cas5c gene encoding type I-C CRISPR-associated protein Cas5c, translating into MEDQIVRVKASGPLACFSRPEMKVERVSYDIITPSAARGIVDSILWKPQMRWRIESITVLSPIRFQALKRNEVQSTIPVTGASGVLGWMKKPEKYTPQVAGAGQGTDGTPRNTLALRDVAYIIEARPIVFEENDGNNTPRKYVEMFTRRLHKGQWYRTPCFGCREFVARVEPPTGDEIPLSETRDLGYMLYDILFDKKGKDNRPLFFRAHMHNGVVDTRPETAITDNAIRKELLSCSYKP
- the cas8c gene encoding type I-C CRISPR-associated protein Cas8c/Csd1 encodes the protein MLVQALAEYAHTYLTEMTEHPQFEEKPVRFWVDIREDGSFLSISEHTHERPAGKNKDGTDKMASFPDSLLVPKSPVNRNSGVFPLLGCDSAEYVFPAEYLTDGKMKPRDQQKNADFVALLRHAAIATNDPMLAACVAFYKNEEAVKQAAQEYREQKPGTEAVCLAVRFSSSESDSADKPVIEQSAVKTWWAPYYDEAFTKRHEEGGTGMCLVTGDVTSLATTHEKIKGTSSLGGQSAGVSLMAFDKAAFQSYGWKQNANSPVGIQTASAYVTGINDLLRPGKHCRGRSEGRMLPTRSDYEGMAFLYWTKAPEDMSMFGMVDSPDPETIRNLLNAPYTRQMEDALNDIDPDNDFYLLVVSATGARLVVRDWFHERLGSVRDNVRNWLSGLSVPNVFDAGEPSKPVGLYTLLKSLLPPRADPKDSGNSGRAMMLLRRALYGTPLGYEILDAALRRIRIGQQKDPSEKANSKERKPSSDRLIPYRIGLVRMAVYDIERHESGNTLNMEMEAFVNEYLAERPAFVCGRLMAQYENLQYQAGRKVEATKNDSSEKNEGPGLNVSVVDRYFSQASLWPALAFPYLERLSKAHIRRLRSNKREGTAIAISKRISELMEQVGKSFPGNLSLKQQGEFIIGYHTEKAESIRQSKAKNEEKDQQNNIEAS
- the cas7c gene encoding type I-C CRISPR-associated protein Cas7/Csd2 → MSNIINKRYDFLYLFDVTDGNPNGDPDFANTPRFDPETYQGLVSDVCLKRKIRDYVYALKSQSGAIEPGYDIYVLQGNSLESRQRMPYDNLKELDKEAKGKNTKAESMRMARAWMCKNFFDVRTFGAVMSTTDFWCGQVRGPVQITFARSYDRIFSTDHAITRVAYTKESKKEGTSAQTEIGHKHTVAYGLYAAYGFINPNLAGGDDGTQFSEDDLQVLWTALTNMFDLDHSAARGRMAARGCYVFEHESALGNAPSHKLFDMVKVQRVEGVETPRAFTDYTVTSIDELNDRMPDGVSVLDKTAQE